The window ccataaaaaaaaaataacaatggaTGATTCAGAAGGGTTTACAGTGGAGGAGAAGAAGACTCCTAATTCTATCGAAGTAAGCTCATATGGTGTTTATCACAGAAACAATAAAATTTGGCCAACACTGAAGCCGTTTGTTAATGGATTCCTGGCTGGACAGCTCACATTACTTGGTTACTATGGTGCTTACTGGTCTGCCAAGTTAACGTTGTATCTTGCTGAAGAAGCCCATGATCACCATAATGCTGCCAAAATCAGGACTGCCTTACATGCGGTTAGGAAGGTAAAAActcgtttattttcttggagTTTAGTTTTGACACAATTTTTATCTTGTCATTTCCTATACCCAAAACTACAAATGCATAAGAATGACAAAAATGGTTTATCAGTATGTAGAACACGAAATTCCATCCTAACCTCAAAGGTGAAGTCTTTAGTATGTTTCCTCTTGACTTAGAACGataatttttcttcttgtttttgatttaattttctcAGGCCACTTTTACCTTCCCATCTACCCTCTCCTTTCTGATGTCTTGTTTGACAAAGTTGCTTGAGTTTTTAACCGAATGCTGTAAAAATGTGCAGCATTTTGTCTTATAACTGCTTCCACATTATTAGTTTACTACTTTACTTCCCTAGCGGCTAGGTTAAGTCTTAGTTTAATCAAATTTTGAGTTGATCTGGTTCAAGTGGATTATATTTTGTCTGTTGACAATTTAATCTATATGAACTTGTTAAACTATGATCTGTGTGCGTGTATGtgcgttttttcctttttttttcctttatctttgTTGGCTTCGTATTGACTGGGCATTTTATAAGCACTTAGATTTTACTGAACAAACCATTATCTGTAAAGCATGTAGCTTGCCAGTAACATTAAGTTTCTGAtgttccctttttctttgagtAGTAGGATTTTATCTTATCTTTTAACTCCGTTttgattttcttctttctcaACTGCTTACATCTACCTCGCTCCCTGTAAAAATGTCAAGTTGTTATATACTAGCTCTTTCTAAGTTACTGAAATGATTGAAGCTCTTGACATAGCTATAGTTCTTTGCCTTGTTTGAACTTTGCTCTTTCGTTGACGTTTGACCTTTCTGCAATGAGTTGAGCTCTCTCGTTGACGTAATCAGTACTAATGCATGTGCCTTTTTCTTATTCTGGGCTTAAAACTGAATGCTTCTCAGAATTTGCCACATTGGAAGCTTTTTCAAGCGACTTATGCAACTGCACAATTTGGATCATTCGAGTGAGTTCACTTGCTACTATTTTCAAGTATTACAAATACTGTAGGAGCTGACCTTTTGCATTTGTTGTTTAACTTTGCTGTTTTTCGTTTTTGGAATTGGTGATTGCAGTGACTGATATCTACGCTTTGTATTGTTGGTCCAAGTACATACAAGTTATAGTTTTCTGCAATACCAATTGTAACTTTATATCTACGATTTGATGGAAAGTTGACTTCACATATCGTCCCATTCCACTAAGCTTGAAATTCGCAGCGTTGAATCTTGCTTGCTTCAATAATATATCTGTGGCACATGATAAATTCTTCCGTCGGAAATTTTCCAAGTCTCGTTATGCAGCAAGCAGCCTGTCTAAGCTCTTTAAGTGTCGGATATGGTCCTCTAAATGAAGGATTAATACGTCTCGGAATGCAGCTATTCGATTTGAACCAGAAGGTGCTGTTTCTCAACAATCACTCTATGAAATAAGAATCACTAATCTGAAATCTTTTAACAGAAATTTGAGgtatatttttattaaagacGCTTGAACTGTAGGGCTTCCTGCTGGCAGATTCCTGCTTCATGTTTATTCTATCCTTTGCCTTCTCAATGCTAGCTTTTGCTGCAATCTACCATTGCTGATATGCTCTCAACTTGCTTTTGTTCTTGCAAAGAAAGAGTGGCAGATACGCTGATAACATCAGTAAGTCCTTGTGATAACATCAGTAATAAAGATGGATCATGTCTCACAGTCTCAGTGTACAGATACACGGCCTGTCGAGCTCGAACAACACCAGGATGAGCTAGTTTTGTTTGCAAGCGCCTAGTAGCTAGCTTGCTGACCTACCCTGTACATTTGATcctatttgaaattttttttcagtTAGTCGTAGCTGCTGTGACCTGTGAGATTCAAACTGCATGGCTTCTCTCTCTCAACAATTACTCTTATTTCATTTTAGCGGTttcatatcttttttttttttgtttatttttacaGCCTTTTAACGAAAAAGGTTGAAGCTGCGAATGGTGGCTTGCGTTTAACACTCTACCAAGAAGCTTGTTGTGGCCTCATCTCTGGCGGTATTGCAGGCAGCATTTATCATCCATTGTATAGAGCAGCTGCTTCTCTAAGAGCTAGCTCTTCGCAGTCTGCTGAGACACAAATCAACTACAGAAACTTGTTTGCTTCTCTTTCTCATAAAACTAGAAGCGAAGGGCTCTTTGCATTGTGGAAAGGCTCAGGTTTTTATGTATCCAGACAAATGGTCATGAATATGGGCTTGCTAACATCATATAGCCGAAGTGTGGGTTATTTTAGTGAATCTGTTGGTTTGACTAAATTTCAAGCACAATTAGGTAATACGCACTTCAAATATTCTTCCCTCTCAGTTATCAGGCATGGAAAACTGTGTAGGAAAAGGAACACAACAAACCAGCTATTTTTATGCCTTCAAGGCGTGAATATCATCTTTTAGTATTTATGACTTTATTTGTCATTAGATTTTATTCTTCTCAGGTAGTTTTAAAAATGCACTACATGTCTTATGTTAGTCCAGCCCTTAACTTCAACATCTCTAATATTGGTTActtgtttgtttgatatttCAGGTGCTGGAATTGTTTCAGCTTTCTTTGCAGCAGCCTGTGGCTGCCCATGGCCTCACATTGCCGCAATTAAGCGTATGATTCAAGCTGATGGAGGCAGAAAGCATTCACACAGAGATGCTCTATATTGTATCTGGCAAGTTATTCGGCCTGGAGGACAATTCAAGATCTATTCAGAGATTTTcaaatcttttcttcatttcaCCCCTTATTACGTGGTATCTACCTACCTCCTCCACCCCAAAACTTCATCTTCACACCCCTAGTTCCCCCATCTGAAGTTGGCATCTCCAGTTCTTCTGCTGGTGTATAGGGAGGGGGTCCTAATTCGATCAGTTTTTGTTGTTCAGTTCTGGTGGTTTTACCGCTTCTTTCTCCACAACTCATTTGTTTGTTGGATGCTTTTCAGATCCAATGGCTGAACCTGGAAGATGTCCGGGCACTCGTGGAAGAAAAGGGATTATAGCATCAGAACAGTTCATGGCAGATGGATGGGGATATATGAAACCTACGTCCAAACTAATGTCAAAGGCACTGAAAGAATACTAGTAGCTAGTCTGGGGGCAGAATTCTGACAGCTGCCAAGCCTGAGCttttaaaatttgtcaaatttggCGAAAAACCTCTCCAACTGCGTTTGCATCATGACATTTCATTATCTTCGAAAAATTTTCAAGGACCTGCTGCCACTTAATCTTATGAACCTACCTCATATTGTAAGAATCCTTCGTTGCTTCACTTGCCCTCCAGCATTCCATTTTGTTCCAACAGGGACCAGCTGCAAAGATTCCTTAAACAAGAACAATTTTGTAACTATTTCTTAAAgcaagaaagagggaaaaaaaaaacagattccTAGGCctcaaaaaatgcaagaaagaggGTAACAAAACGGATTCCTAGACCTCAAAGCCAATCAAACAGATACGGCGGCGTAACAGAGCTCCCATAAGAAAATTCGAGCTCACAATCTTTGCACGGTTGCTATGTGCACGGTTTCAGTAGCAAATTGACTCCTTGATTTCTGCTATACTGTTGTGTAATGTTCAAGAACTTGCGATTTTTCTGTATGAAAATGATGATGCTGAACGATCAAATATTTTGGGAATATTTACATGCAAATCACTAGTTGTTCTGAAAATGGATAGGCTAGTTGATTTAGGTATTACCCAATTCGGTTGCTTTACCAAATCTAAAGGTGCTGCACTTGGGAATGTTTTTCAGTGGCAAGCAAAGATTCTCTTGATATGCTTATTCAGGGTTGCCCTGTGCTTGAAGAGCTATATTTAGATACAGTGGAATCTCCGACCAATTTAAGCCGTGAGTTAGCTATCTTGGGCATATTTACATACAAAACACTAGTTTCTTTGAGATTAAGATGGCAAATTAGTCTGTATTCACGCAATTCAGCTTGTTTACCAAGTCTGAGGTGTTGAGATTGACAGATTTTATATTGGCATCTAAAGATTCCTTTCAGCATTTTTCTGCGTTTATCGTGGCATTTTTCTGCAGGGCTAAATGTGCAGTATAGTGTGTTGAACATCATCATGGTAAAGGCAGCGACGGagctagaattttttttttttttctaggaggtcaaaattttttctaacaaaattattttaatatgttGTGTTGAGAATAGTTTTTAtgtatttaaatatatgacatctaaaaatatcaaatattaaccttagttataaaggtatgtctatttaagacaagaaataaattttgattaaatatcttatgaCATCACAAACCATCCAAGTTGCACATAATGGGAAGTTGCTCTAATATGTCACTTGTGcaaaatacacacacacacatacacataacTATGCGTTATATAAATATAGccatttttaattaaaaaagataaaaatatgttaacatactttgaaatttcaacctctttttttaaaaataaattgagGTTTAAATTCTTTCATAGAATTAAATTCGTTTATAATTGAATTAGTGTTAAATGTTTTAGCAACTCCTTTTTTCTATGTATACAGTTAGGcaatcatttaaaaaattgggttaagttgtatatttgtatatgggccaataaagtaattatttttgttttacccATTGACAACTATAAATTGGGTCTTCTTATTATATATCAAATTGGCTCAATTTACTAGAGTTCAtcaaattttatgtttatttttttggaaGTTAAATACTTagcataataaaaataaataacattttagaagaaaaaaattaattcaaaaatggCTAATTGCGTGCGTGCGTGCGTGCACACACATACCTATATATAGATACGTACGTATATGAAATTTGGGTGGATTAGTATACACTTTGCCATAGCAAGCAAAAGGAGAGAATGCGTGTGTGAAACAGCGTTTGGTgggaattgaaattgaaattgaagaTGAGGCAATTCGATCCCTGGCCGGTTTTCTTCCGGAGAGAATGGAGGCGTACTTGGCCGTTTCTTGTAGGTTTCGCTGTGACCGGCACCGTCATTACGAAGTTCTCACTTGGCCTAACCGGTATCATTTCTCCCGGTGTTTCGATTATGTCTTGCCCTAGTTGTGCAACATTTTTCCCCTCGATTTTAACCTCATTTTAATTTGATTTCTGATGCAGAGGAGGATGCCAAGAACTCTCCCTTCGTCCAGCGTCACCGCAACGCGTATGCTCCGTCAAcatcctagcttgattttgattttttttcctgtcTTTGTCTAGTTTGTTTTAGTTCACTAATTGCTATGCGGACGTAGGTACTTTCTATACCATTTTCAGTTACTTGCCTCTTGGATTTGAGGAATTCCTTTACAAAATTGTCTCGGGTTGATGGTTCACTTTGTGCCTAATTATTGAGCTTTTAATTATTTGCTTTTAATTGAAGTTACGGTTTTTGATATACTGAGCTGCTATGGAATCTTTTCATGTTCATCTTTTAAGGTTCTCAAAGTTTTTTTGGAAGATTGTGTCCCATGATGTTTGAAGTCATTTGGTGTGCCTGAGAATGTTGCTGTGAtttttaaaagaagaagaagaagaaaaaagtgaGCAGAAAGAAGGAGAAGTTGAAGTCAATTTCTTAGATTTGGACtttaacatttatatatttatggtAACCTAATAATAGCACAAATATGGTTTTAATTTAGAATAAAACTAGCAATGCCAGTGTAAACAAACCTATCTAATTGTTTGTGGAGGGGGGTTGGGGTGCATTATGGTGAACACTAATAGCCATCAAGTAACATTGTTAACTACACGTTGGTTGGTCGAATGCATTTACACTTTTGGGGTAATATGGAGTCCTTGACATGGGAAATTTGCTTGTCAGCAGAAGTTAACTGCATATTATAGACTGCACTGGAGGGTTCCGTTGAGTAACCACATATGGATCATCATGGAAAGTGGAAATTTGGAATTTCTCCTTTCTGTTTTCATTGCATGTTGTTTGTTTGGGGTATATGATAGTGTCTGTAGGTCTAATCTAGTTATTGTATTTAGTCGTTACATTGTATTCTCACTGCAATTATTTTTGTGTCTGACTGGCACCTTCTATTAATTGTGTTGCTCAGTGTGGAATGTTCATGGCTTCTGAATTGGATGCACCCTTGTGCCTGTAGTGAATTTGCAAATTGAATGTTATTGACAAAATCAAGCATTGTTATTGATTGGCTAAGAAACAGTGTAGTAAGCTCAGGTCTAGGAGCACTATGTTAGACTTTATATTTGGATGCTCTCGAGTAGCTTCTTGAGTACTTCTATAAGTTCAGAGATGTGTCAGAGTCAGATTATGGCTCTAGTGACCCCTCCCTGTGCAGTTGCCATTTGGTATATCCTTTGAAAATTTTACCTTGAATCATGGGAATGGATCTTTAGATTTCATTGGATCTTTCAGTTCTGCAGAGGTTTCATGTTTTCTGTTTGTCTTGGTTCCTTGTTATTCAGTCAAAATCATCAAACTATAAGTCTAATCCCTTACATCTGGCAATGCAAACTTTGTGACTACTAATATCTTTTGTACGCCCAATGTGAGAGCACAGCCACCACAATCACTCTCTGTTTTTTCCAGATGTTTTCTTGAGAAAATGTGGTTTGGTATTGAGAGTGCAAATACTTAGTACTGTCTGTTTGCTTGCTGGTCTTATACATTCCAGCAGTCAGCTGTGATCTGTTTCTGCACACCATATGTTGTTTGTTTTTGGGTTGAAGCTAttatctgtcttttgttagTGTGTGAATGGTCTCTTTGTGTTCGAAATAACCTCGATATACTACTGGATGAGGTGATTTCTTCTGTTCTTCCTGAAGTTGCTTTTGCTTGTGTGCTCTGTCACTTAATATTGTGTTCTAATTATTTGGTTTGACATTCTTGTGTTTTATAGGTGATATCTTGCGCCAGCACACCCTTTTAGTTACTTTGCTCGAAGCTGATAATTTTTAGCAGTGGagtggtttctttctttttcttttggtgtTCTTCGCCAATTGTAATAACTAAGAGACAAACACTAAACAGTTTGCTGCTTCCTACCTGAAAGTATCGGTTGCTAAAACTGTTGAACACTAGAGCTGGAGGGTGTTACTtttgatcaaatgaatgaaCGACTTTCTTCTACCTTTAGATAAAGACCCAATGCTGATTTCATTAAAGGAGATGAAGCCTTCATTATTTGTTTGCAGCGGGGTGCTAATGGGTGGCCACAGCGCCGAAGAGTTGATTTGTTTTACATGGCCTTTTTGGTTGCAAACAGAAAGTGAGCTTGATAAACACATTAGCGTACTTTATGCTGAATAATATAAGCTCCATATTTTGCTTCTGACTAATGTAAAGCCTTGCAACTCAGAGAGTTTTTCACGCCTTTCCAATTGCTTAGAACCCGTTGCGCATTATGTCTcccttatctcttctactccgcCCAAGTTCGATGAATTTGTCGTTAGAAAAGTAAATCATCCCTACTCTACATCCTCCATATAAAGACACAGGGTGCGACATATATAGCATTCTGTTACGTTTCACTCGTAACCTTCAAGATGGCGTCTAGACCTCTCAGTGAAACTTAATTGTCTTTAATCATCGTTACTCGGTTACTTAGTTTTGTTATGTTAACGCATTTCTTCtttcttacccaaaa is drawn from Coffea arabica cultivar ET-39 chromosome 1c, Coffea Arabica ET-39 HiFi, whole genome shotgun sequence and contains these coding sequences:
- the LOC140036455 gene encoding mitochondrial dicarboxylate/tricarboxylate transporter DTC-like, coding for MDDSEGFTVEEKKTPNSIEVSSYGVYHRNNKIWPTLKPFVNGFLAGQLTLLGYYGAYWSAKLTLYLAEEAHDHHNAAKIRTALHAVRKNLPHWKLFQATYATAQFGSFDLLTKKVEAANGGLRLTLYQEACCGLISGGIAGSIYHPLYRAAASLRASSSQSAETQINYRNLFASLSHKTRSEGLFALWKGSGFYVSRQMVMNMGLLTSYSRSVGYFSESVGLTKFQAQLGAGIVSAFFAAACGCPWPHIAAIKRMIQADGGRKHSHRDALYCIWQVIRPGGQFKIYSEIFKSFLHFTPYYVIQWLNLEDVRALVEEKGL
- the LOC113728918 gene encoding ATP synthase small subunit 6, mitochondrial-like, translated to MRQFDPWPVFFRREWRRTWPFLVGFAVTGTVITKFSLGLTEEDAKNSPFVQRHRNA